A window of the Rickettsia felis URRWXCal2 genome harbors these coding sequences:
- the spoT10 gene encoding Guanosine polyphosphate pyrophosphohydrolases/synthetases homolog, with product MQVINNYLESCCYSEKLLGKISLLNKRNIALDYSKIKQAIYYAKKYHGNQKRKSGEPYYSHPLEVAYIILDWSLDSDVIIAALLHDTVEDTEFTLEKITFLFNHNISQLVSKVTKLNDSINIYRLTEEEIILKLTSGKQSQKAILIKLVDRLHNLRTIKYMPPLKQIKKAKETLRIYVPLAKYLGIKAIEQELIELAVSILQHH from the coding sequence ATGCAAGTTATTAATAATTACTTAGAATCATGTTGTTATTCTGAAAAGCTATTAGGTAAAATCTCGTTATTGAATAAAAGAAATATTGCGTTAGATTATTCTAAAATAAAACAAGCTATTTATTATGCTAAAAAATATCATGGTAATCAAAAAAGAAAATCAGGAGAACCTTACTACTCTCATCCTCTTGAAGTTGCATATATAATACTAGACTGGTCTCTAGATTCAGATGTAATAATAGCTGCATTATTACATGATACTGTAGAAGATACGGAGTTCACCTTAGAAAAAATTACATTTCTCTTTAATCATAATATCTCTCAACTCGTATCTAAGGTTACAAAGCTCAATGATTCAATTAATATTTATCGATTGACAGAAGAAGAAATCATATTAAAACTTACCTCTGGCAAACAATCCCAAAAAGCGATCTTGATTAAGCTAGTAGATAGATTACATAACTTGCGCACAATAAAGTATATGCCACCTCTAAAGCAAATAAAAAAGGCTAAGGAAACACTTAGAATTTATGTACCTCTTGCAAAATATTTAGGTATAAAAGCGATAGAGCAGGAATTAATAGAGCTTGCTGTTAGTATACTGCAACATCATTAG
- a CDS encoding Transposase — protein MVLGIHRFNKGMLDFAKHYSFRLKVCRPYRAQTKGKVERFNRYIRESFYNPLVTKLKTSELVLDVDTANSEVLKWLRDTANLRVHRTTGAIPAERLKLERNHLQPLPLDYSGSHPTVLEIMRDKGERFSTVSLQHSLCIYQSILEAL, from the coding sequence ATGGTCCTTGGGATACACCGTTTTAATAAAGGCATGCTGGATTTTGCAAAACATTATAGTTTTCGATTAAAAGTGTGTAGACCTTATCGAGCACAGACTAAGGGCAAGGTTGAGCGATTTAACAGATATATAAGAGAAAGCTTTTATAATCCATTAGTAACAAAATTAAAAACTTCAGAGTTGGTGTTAGATGTGGATACTGCAAATTCGGAGGTACTAAAATGGTTACGTGATACTGCAAATCTGCGTGTACATAGAACAACAGGTGCAATACCTGCAGAAAGATTAAAACTTGAAAGGAATCATCTTCAACCACTACCATTGGATTATAGCGGTAGTCATCCTACAGTACTAGAGATTATGAGAGATAAAGGGGAACGATTTTCTACAGTTTCCTTACAACATTCCCTCTGCATATACCAAAGTATACTGGAGGCATTATGA
- a CDS encoding Na+/proline symporter, signal transduction histidine kinase has product MNVDIIILITFLLANLTVGIFSSGKINTVKEYAVGKQDFRTSDIVATIVATWVGGGMFSNVLQKTYTDGFKFLIADIANCLSFLFCYILVPRMGEFLGATSIATAMGNIYGKYVKLITAIAGLIVSVGFIGIQLKVFGGLIGHFFDVPVAYTIFISGIIVVSYSCFGGIRAVTFTDVLQFFTFCAFIPILGFSIWRHSSQDIIDILKNSPLLNHRDIFNSSQEFFIFITLSLYFALPSFYPAYFQRFAIAKNIFQLRKAFLIATLILLLMKIFIALISIFLYSVNPTLQPNLMLGYIIDNYSYPGLKGIIVSGLAALIMSTADSHINAASMLVASDIMNKDSNSDNLFICRLASIIIGVLGIFLAILQNNILDIMLMSASFYMPIVTVPFVFTVVGFRSSGKAVLIGMIAGFITVVIWRIFFMNTGIDSVIPGIIANLLFLFGSHYLLKQPGGWGMIKDSYTLKAIQDERKRKIISIYHSFTKFNLTKFLENNTPKNNLTYSFFGVFVFFSTIASIYTVKIFVLAVESKLLTTIFQIMLIMAALFICYPIWPARLNKKLKQMVWFISIFFLLTLCSSFFVIINNFATSQLIIFALNTVVLAMLIRWKVAVIALIIGIFCSIQICEHFILPNLPIKITISYFYITYICLLISTIIVAFIIPKEKEKELIAFFLNQLTHQNEERKKTLLKLLQYRTEFFNNIDQNCISLFQSLNQKIQLLNQDIQQCKEPKQIIQKCKNLSKLVSKINEGGEYLHKVIFQLQHNLKINLDKVNLRDFLQKIVDEQKPLLFNKKILFQFNSDSTENIYLDAILIKQIIELFIQTGIKYLTQDIILIKIDDTEICYDLSFTDKMKAIRKAVKITVIFNAVKVTPEIINTLLLKLRDVNSDFYQIVFAHFGKCDLQITEKKELCYSLTIPKELNKIRSAKLDLLNDEWEKIISMYSGLKETSDQVKINVAKKLLEHGIDNYIISKSTNLPIEEVNKLTT; this is encoded by the coding sequence ATGAATGTAGATATAATAATTCTAATTACTTTTCTTTTAGCCAATCTTACAGTTGGTATATTTTCATCAGGAAAAATTAATACAGTTAAAGAATATGCTGTAGGAAAGCAAGATTTTAGGACAAGTGATATTGTGGCAACGATAGTAGCTACCTGGGTAGGAGGTGGAATGTTTTCTAATGTTCTACAAAAAACCTATACGGATGGTTTTAAATTTTTGATTGCTGATATTGCTAATTGCCTCTCTTTTCTTTTTTGCTATATTCTTGTTCCACGTATGGGTGAATTTTTAGGTGCGACTTCTATAGCTACAGCAATGGGTAATATATATGGGAAATATGTAAAACTTATTACAGCAATTGCTGGATTAATTGTCTCTGTAGGTTTTATTGGGATACAACTCAAAGTTTTTGGTGGCTTAATAGGACATTTTTTTGATGTCCCCGTAGCATATACAATATTTATCAGTGGAATAATAGTTGTCTCATATTCTTGTTTTGGTGGAATAAGAGCTGTAACTTTTACAGATGTATTACAATTTTTTACTTTCTGTGCCTTTATCCCAATTCTAGGATTCTCTATATGGAGACATTCCTCTCAAGATATAATTGATATTCTAAAAAATTCTCCTTTACTTAATCACCGTGATATATTTAATAGTTCTCAAGAATTTTTCATTTTTATTACTCTTTCGTTGTACTTTGCATTACCATCATTTTATCCTGCATATTTTCAGCGTTTTGCTATTGCGAAAAATATTTTTCAACTACGCAAAGCATTTTTAATTGCAACTTTAATTTTGTTATTAATGAAAATTTTTATAGCATTAATTAGTATATTTCTATATTCAGTTAACCCCACACTACAACCTAATTTAATGCTTGGATATATTATTGATAACTATTCTTATCCAGGGCTGAAAGGTATTATAGTATCGGGGCTTGCGGCTCTTATTATGTCTACTGCAGATTCGCATATCAATGCTGCATCTATGCTTGTAGCTTCTGACATAATGAATAAAGATAGTAATTCTGATAATCTATTTATATGCAGATTGGCATCAATAATAATTGGTGTTTTAGGAATTTTTCTTGCTATTTTACAAAATAATATTCTTGATATAATGCTTATGTCAGCAAGTTTTTACATGCCTATTGTAACTGTACCATTTGTTTTTACTGTAGTTGGATTCCGAAGTAGTGGTAAAGCTGTGTTAATTGGCATGATAGCCGGTTTTATAACAGTTGTTATTTGGCGTATATTCTTTATGAATACAGGTATAGATAGTGTAATTCCTGGTATAATTGCAAATTTATTATTCCTGTTTGGTAGCCATTATTTATTAAAACAGCCCGGTGGATGGGGCATGATAAAAGATTCTTATACCTTAAAAGCTATTCAAGATGAAAGAAAAAGGAAAATTATTAGTATTTATCATTCTTTTACTAAGTTTAATTTAACTAAATTTTTAGAAAATAATACTCCTAAAAATAATCTTACTTATAGTTTTTTCGGTGTTTTTGTTTTCTTCTCTACCATAGCAAGTATTTACACAGTAAAAATATTTGTATTAGCTGTAGAATCAAAACTATTAACTACTATATTTCAAATAATGTTAATTATGGCTGCTTTATTTATTTGCTACCCTATATGGCCTGCAAGGTTAAATAAAAAACTAAAACAGATGGTTTGGTTCATAAGTATATTTTTTCTTTTAACCTTATGTAGTAGTTTTTTTGTTATTATTAATAACTTTGCTACATCTCAACTAATTATCTTTGCTTTAAATACGGTAGTATTAGCTATGCTTATAAGATGGAAAGTTGCAGTTATTGCATTAATTATTGGCATATTTTGTAGTATTCAGATTTGTGAACATTTTATATTACCTAATCTTCCCATTAAGATTACAATAAGTTATTTTTATATTACATATATATGTTTACTTATTAGTACAATTATAGTTGCTTTTATTATCCCAAAAGAAAAAGAAAAAGAATTGATAGCATTTTTTTTAAATCAACTTACACATCAAAATGAAGAAAGAAAAAAAACTCTCTTAAAATTATTACAGTATAGAACAGAATTTTTTAACAATATTGATCAAAATTGCATAAGTTTATTCCAAAGCTTAAATCAAAAAATTCAGTTATTGAATCAAGATATACAACAATGTAAAGAACCTAAACAAATCATACAAAAATGCAAAAATCTTTCAAAATTAGTATCCAAAATTAATGAAGGGGGGGAATATTTACATAAAGTAATATTTCAATTACAACATAATTTAAAAATTAACCTAGATAAAGTTAATTTACGTGATTTTTTACAAAAAATTGTGGATGAGCAAAAACCATTATTGTTTAATAAAAAAATCTTATTTCAATTTAATAGTGATAGTACGGAAAATATCTATCTAGATGCAATTTTAATTAAACAAATTATTGAACTTTTTATTCAAACTGGTATCAAATACTTAACTCAAGATATTATACTAATAAAGATCGATGATACAGAAATATGCTATGATTTAAGCTTTACAGATAAAATGAAAGCTATAAGAAAAGCGGTAAAAATTACAGTAATATTTAATGCTGTTAAGGTAACACCTGAAATTATAAATACTTTGTTATTAAAATTAAGGGATGTAAATTCAGATTTTTATCAAATAGTTTTTGCCCATTTTGGAAAATGTGATTTACAAATAACAGAAAAAAAAGAACTTTGTTATTCTTTAACTATTCCTAAAGAATTAAATAAAATTAGATCAGCAAAATTAGATTTGCTTAATGATGAATGGGAAAAAATAATATCCATGTATTCTGGATTAAAAGAGACAAGTGATCAAGTTAAAATTAATGTAGCAAAAAAACTTTTAGAACATGGTATAGATAATTATATAATTTCAAAATCTACTAACTTACCTATTGAAGAAGTGAATAAGTTAACAACATAA
- the thrS gene encoding Threonyl-tRNA synthetase, whose product MINISFPDGSVKQFESNITAFEVANAISMSLAKAAMVAEINGELKDLSTIIENDCKLRILTAKDSECLEIIRHDAAHIIAEAAKELFPDIQVTIGPAIENGFFYDFAKDKPFTPDDVAMIEARMHEIVKRNEQITRELWDRDKAVEFFKSIGEHYKAEIIASIPAGEPITLYRQGSFIDLCRGPHAPSTGFVKHFKLMKVAGAYWRGDSRNEMLQRIYGTAWATKEQLDNYLFMLEEAEKRDHRKLGRELDLFHFQEEAQGMVFWHDKGWSIYNTIEQYIRKKIRKNGYTEVKTPVLVDKSLWEASGHWEKFREDMFALETDDKTLALKPMNCPCHVQIFKQGIKSYRDLPLRMSEFGLCHRNEASGALHGLMRVRSLVQDDAHIFCAEEQITDETVSFCKLLTEVYKDFGFTDIKVKFSDRPEIRAGSDEVWDKAENALKEAVEKAGFTYTLNPGEGAFYGPKLEFVLTDAIGRQWQCGTLQMDFVLPERLDASYIAASGEKKRPVMLHRAILGSLERFIGILIEEYAGRFPIWLAPIQVAIATITSDLNDYALEVQKALIDNGVRTDINISPDKINYKIREFSNQKIPMIAVIGKQEKENKHVTIRRLGTTDQEVLSIEQLIALIKKENEKYL is encoded by the coding sequence ATGATAAATATTTCCTTTCCCGATGGGAGCGTAAAACAGTTTGAGTCGAATATTACGGCTTTTGAAGTAGCAAATGCAATTTCAATGTCGCTTGCTAAAGCAGCAATGGTTGCTGAAATAAACGGTGAGCTTAAAGATTTAAGTACTATAATTGAAAATGATTGTAAGCTTCGTATTTTAACTGCAAAAGATTCTGAATGTCTCGAGATAATAAGGCACGATGCGGCTCATATTATAGCTGAAGCTGCTAAAGAATTATTTCCTGATATTCAAGTAACTATCGGTCCTGCAATTGAAAACGGTTTCTTTTACGATTTTGCTAAGGATAAGCCATTTACACCGGATGATGTGGCAATGATAGAAGCAAGAATGCATGAAATAGTCAAGCGAAACGAACAAATTACTAGAGAATTATGGGATCGTGATAAAGCCGTTGAGTTTTTTAAATCGATAGGGGAGCATTATAAAGCCGAAATTATTGCTTCAATTCCGGCAGGTGAGCCGATTACTTTATACAGGCAGGGTAGTTTTATTGATTTATGCCGAGGTCCGCATGCTCCCTCTACAGGTTTTGTTAAGCATTTTAAGTTGATGAAAGTTGCGGGTGCTTATTGGCGAGGTGATAGTCGTAATGAGATGTTGCAGCGTATATACGGTACGGCGTGGGCTACGAAAGAGCAACTAGATAATTACCTCTTTATGCTTGAAGAAGCCGAAAAGCGTGACCATAGAAAGCTTGGGCGTGAGCTTGATTTATTCCACTTTCAAGAAGAAGCTCAAGGTATGGTATTTTGGCATGATAAAGGCTGGAGTATATATAATACCATTGAGCAGTATATTAGGAAAAAGATTCGTAAAAACGGTTATACTGAGGTTAAGACTCCTGTTTTGGTGGATAAAAGCCTTTGGGAGGCTTCAGGACACTGGGAAAAATTTCGTGAAGATATGTTCGCGTTAGAAACAGATGACAAGACATTAGCTTTAAAGCCGATGAATTGCCCTTGCCACGTGCAGATTTTCAAACAAGGTATTAAGAGCTATCGTGATTTGCCGCTTCGTATGTCGGAGTTTGGTTTGTGTCATCGTAATGAGGCGTCCGGTGCATTACACGGTTTAATGAGAGTGCGTAGCTTAGTGCAAGACGATGCTCATATATTTTGTGCGGAGGAGCAAATTACCGATGAAACGGTTAGTTTCTGTAAGCTACTTACTGAAGTTTATAAAGATTTCGGCTTCACCGATATAAAGGTAAAATTCTCTGATCGTCCCGAAATTAGAGCAGGTAGTGATGAAGTTTGGGATAAAGCTGAGAATGCTTTAAAAGAAGCAGTGGAAAAAGCAGGTTTCACTTATACGCTAAACCCGGGTGAGGGGGCATTTTACGGACCGAAGCTTGAGTTTGTATTAACAGATGCGATAGGGCGGCAATGGCAATGCGGTACGCTTCAGATGGATTTTGTTTTGCCGGAGCGACTCGATGCTAGCTATATTGCAGCAAGCGGTGAGAAAAAAAGACCGGTAATGCTCCATAGGGCAATACTTGGCTCGCTTGAGCGTTTTATCGGTATATTGATTGAAGAATATGCCGGACGTTTTCCTATTTGGCTTGCTCCTATACAAGTCGCTATTGCAACAATCACCAGCGATTTAAACGATTATGCTTTAGAAGTGCAAAAAGCTTTAATTGATAATGGCGTAAGAACGGATATTAATATCTCACCTGATAAAATTAACTATAAGATTCGTGAATTTTCTAATCAAAAAATACCGATGATTGCCGTAATCGGTAAGCAGGAAAAAGAAAATAAACACGTAACGATAAGAAGACTCGGAACTACCGACCAGGAAGTATTATCGATAGAGCAGTTAATAGCGTTAATTAAGAAAGAGAATGAGAAGTATTTGTAG
- a CDS encoding Transposase — translation MIILEQIMEIKILNKHGKSLRSIAREVGVSVNTVRKYLKYDGSPKYKDRSELVTKLAPYKDYLSERIKSAHPVSLPGTVLFQEIKELGYTGGITQLRDYLRSIKPVAKQEDIIRFETASGKQMQVDWIEFRKGKDPLSAFVATLGFSRASYIEFVNNEKLITLIECHKRAFDYFGGVPEEVLYDNMKTVILDRDTYGPWDTPF, via the coding sequence ATGATAATACTGGAGCAAATAATGGAAATAAAAATATTGAATAAACATGGTAAGAGCCTAAGAAGTATAGCAAGAGAAGTAGGAGTATCAGTAAATACAGTACGTAAATATTTAAAATATGATGGTAGCCCTAAATATAAGGATAGGTCGGAGTTGGTAACAAAGCTTGCCCCATATAAAGACTACTTGAGTGAAAGAATAAAATCAGCCCATCCTGTATCTCTACCTGGTACTGTACTGTTTCAGGAGATAAAAGAGTTAGGTTACACAGGAGGGATAACCCAACTAAGGGATTATTTAAGAAGTATCAAGCCAGTAGCTAAACAGGAGGATATAATAAGATTTGAGACTGCTTCTGGTAAACAGATGCAAGTGGATTGGATAGAATTTCGTAAGGGGAAAGATCCTCTATCAGCTTTTGTGGCTACATTAGGATTTAGCCGAGCAAGCTATATAGAATTTGTTAACAATGAAAAACTTATAACACTAATAGAATGCCATAAGCGAGCATTTGATTATTTTGGCGGAGTACCGGAAGAAGTACTTTATGACAATATGAAGACAGTAATACTGGATAGGGATACATATGGTCCTTGGGATACACCGTTTTAA
- a CDS encoding Acetyltransferase (GNAT family), whose product MTTIKLYYLKDWNKIKLHGWQAICDKGLVALKSPHKLHRCNLCWDINSESILQEIIAFYGDNPFFLYNTCNINSNYLQSEGNLLEIKFETYNIKKINCYQNDNDPMFLETQDIYLWTKVLANAINKEHKILFLFIKTISALKNSKFFLLYWKNIPVATSMLSIYDNNAVLSFVTVQKQFRLQGLGRTIILKIISLAHDMDIKTIYLYSTERISHIYVKIGFTLVNSFHLYRSTL is encoded by the coding sequence ATGACAACAATAAAATTATACTATTTAAAGGATTGGAATAAAATAAAATTACATGGGTGGCAAGCTATCTGTGACAAAGGTTTAGTAGCCCTTAAATCTCCACATAAACTACATAGATGTAATCTATGTTGGGATATAAATTCTGAATCTATATTACAAGAGATAATAGCATTTTATGGAGATAACCCATTTTTTTTATATAATACATGTAATATTAATTCTAATTATCTGCAATCAGAAGGTAATCTTTTAGAAATAAAATTTGAAACATATAATATAAAAAAAATAAACTGTTATCAAAATGACAATGATCCAATGTTCCTGGAGACCCAAGACATATATTTGTGGACTAAAGTACTTGCAAATGCAATTAACAAAGAGCATAAAATATTGTTTTTATTTATAAAAACAATATCAGCTCTAAAAAATTCTAAGTTTTTTTTACTATATTGGAAAAATATTCCTGTAGCTACTTCGATGTTGAGCATTTACGATAATAATGCAGTTCTATCTTTTGTAACAGTTCAAAAACAATTTAGATTACAAGGCTTAGGGAGAACTATTATATTGAAAATAATTAGTTTAGCACACGATATGGATATTAAAACTATTTATTTATACTCAACAGAGAGAATTAGCCATATATATGTAAAGATTGGCTTTACCTTAGTAAATAGCTTTCACCTTTATAGAAGCACCTTATGA
- a CDS encoding Acetyltransferase, which produces MQPIFTFRVVNFTEKNLSILIADSIGNPTTEKISQVLESYKNTKLHLIGCFIEENLIGIIGIEVLSIQAIIRHISVLKTFRSQGIGKQLILYIISHFTLKKITAETDDSAVNFYRALGFNCEIFEGKYNQRYNCTLHLQ; this is translated from the coding sequence ATGCAACCGATATTTACATTTAGAGTGGTAAATTTTACCGAAAAAAATTTATCTATTCTTATAGCAGATAGCATAGGTAATCCTACTACTGAAAAAATTAGCCAAGTATTAGAAAGTTATAAAAATACTAAGCTGCATCTTATCGGATGTTTTATAGAAGAAAACTTAATTGGTATAATTGGAATTGAAGTATTATCTATACAGGCTATAATTAGGCATATTAGCGTATTAAAAACTTTTCGATCTCAAGGAATTGGAAAACAATTAATTTTATATATAATTAGTCATTTTACTTTAAAGAAAATAACAGCTGAAACTGATGATAGTGCAGTAAATTTTTATCGTGCTTTAGGTTTTAATTGCGAAATATTTGAAGGAAAATATAATCAGCGATATAATTGTACTCTTCATTTACAGTAA
- a CDS encoding Transposase has protein sequence MPYRISLKHLRHFKGFCSSPEIIMLFVYMKCRFSLSYRELEEIASIRGAKIDHATLQRWLIKFSPWHRQVK, from the coding sequence ATGCCCTACCGAATATCACTAAAGCACCTGAGACATTTTAAAGGATTTTGTTCATCTCCTGAAATAATAATGTTATTTGTGTATATGAAGTGTAGATTTTCGTTAAGTTACAGAGAATTAGAGGAGATAGCAAGTATCAGAGGAGCTAAAATAGATCACGCTACTCTTCAAAGATGGTTAATTAAGTTTTCTCCTTGGCATCGTCAAGTTAAGTAA
- a CDS encoding Transposase has protein sequence MPYKERTKTGLPRKIDKPRYKITNWSQYNDSLRKRGMVSLYFPEGDLESLFINAQPYVEGESGRATTYQVPYIQLIYTLYRLFGFGQRQITGYFEDLWRGKGLEIPVPSFGHLCDLFSQIPLEVKQFCNKLAGRIKNGEAISLILDSTGLRFNTASNWYATKYNKVCKNKPWQKMHISIDPAMNIHNVEITDCHTADIEMLEYLIPGNISADRVIADGAYYSIEGVEKLSNRGITPVIPPPRNAKIYGQDNTIWHDKVVRYISKKVTFMHFIKNTVMELGH, from the coding sequence ATGCCATACAAAGAAAGAACAAAAACAGGTTTGCCAAGAAAAATAGATAAGCCGAGATATAAAATAACCAATTGGTCACAATATAACGATAGTTTAAGAAAAAGAGGGATGGTCAGCCTGTATTTCCCTGAAGGTGATTTAGAGTCTTTGTTCATTAATGCCCAACCTTACGTAGAGGGAGAATCTGGGAGGGCAACGACATACCAAGTACCATATATACAACTAATTTATACATTATATCGTTTATTTGGTTTTGGGCAGCGTCAAATAACAGGTTACTTTGAGGATCTATGGCGGGGCAAGGGTCTTGAGATTCCAGTACCAAGTTTTGGTCATCTATGTGATTTATTTTCACAGATACCATTAGAGGTCAAACAGTTTTGCAATAAACTTGCTGGTCGTATCAAGAATGGCGAAGCTATATCTCTGATACTAGATAGCACAGGTCTTAGATTTAATACAGCTAGTAACTGGTATGCAACGAAATACAATAAAGTCTGTAAGAATAAGCCATGGCAGAAGATGCATATTTCTATAGATCCTGCAATGAATATTCATAATGTTGAGATTACTGATTGCCATACTGCTGATATAGAGATGTTAGAGTACTTAATACCAGGGAATATATCAGCAGATAGAGTAATTGCTGATGGTGCTTACTATAGTATTGAAGGAGTTGAGAAATTGAGTAATCGTGGTATTACTCCAGTAATTCCTCCCCCACGTAATGCTAAAATATATGGTCAAGATAACACTATATGGCATGATAAGGTTGTACGTTATATTAGTAAAAAAGTAACATTTATGCATTTTATAAAAAATACTGTTATGGAGTTAGGGCACTAA
- a CDS encoding Transposition helper protein, OrfB, whose translation MNLQHQRIEELCHSLNLMQIAENYLDIAQSSSKEDSSYTDFLESILKTELLARQHRSKSILTKMAGFPAIKTLDDFDYDFATGIKHKVLEGLRSLSFVERQENIILLGPSGVGKTHIAIALGYAATQCGIKTKFTTAADLMLILNAGLNQGNLDSIFKRVILPYKLLIIDEFGYLPLKPEQANLLFQVIAKRYEKGSIILTSNLPFGQWHNSLAQDSALTAAILDRLLHHSTILNIKGDSFRLKDKKKTGLVPIEIINKQEDNFMT comes from the coding sequence ATGAACCTGCAGCACCAACGTATAGAAGAGCTGTGCCACTCTTTAAACCTTATGCAGATAGCTGAAAATTATCTTGATATTGCACAATCCTCTAGTAAAGAAGACTCAAGTTATACGGATTTCCTGGAGTCAATATTAAAAACAGAGCTATTGGCACGACAGCACAGGAGTAAATCAATACTCACCAAAATGGCAGGCTTCCCTGCTATCAAAACGCTGGATGATTTTGATTATGATTTTGCTACAGGAATAAAACACAAGGTTTTGGAAGGTTTAAGGTCTCTGTCTTTTGTAGAAAGACAAGAAAATATTATTCTGCTTGGTCCTTCTGGAGTAGGAAAAACCCATATAGCTATTGCCCTTGGTTATGCAGCAACACAATGCGGAATCAAAACTAAATTTACAACAGCTGCAGATTTGATGCTTATACTTAATGCTGGGCTAAACCAGGGAAACCTGGACTCCATATTCAAAAGAGTTATACTACCATATAAATTACTTATAATAGATGAGTTTGGGTATCTGCCGTTAAAACCGGAACAAGCTAATCTGTTATTTCAAGTTATAGCAAAGCGTTACGAAAAGGGTAGCATAATTCTTACAAGTAATCTGCCATTTGGACAATGGCATAATAGTCTTGCTCAGGATAGTGCTCTTACAGCTGCTATCTTAGATCGTCTGCTTCATCACTCCACTATACTCAATATTAAAGGTGATAGTTTCAGGCTTAAGGATAAAAAGAAGACTGGTCTTGTGCCAATAGAAATTATTAATAAACAGGAGGATAATTTTATGACTTAA